The following proteins come from a genomic window of Methanomassiliicoccales archaeon:
- a CDS encoding TrpB-like pyridoxal phosphate-dependent enzyme: protein MEKDIKITLNLDDIPKRWYNIAADSPVPIPPHLNPGTNQPLKPEEMEAIFPRNLIDQEFSTDRYIGIPEEVRDAYVMLNRPSPLVRAVRLEKALKTPAKIYYKREDLSPCGSHKPNTAVPQAYYNKVAGTEHITTETGAGQWGMALSLACSMFDMSCKVFMVRCSYDSKPYRRFAMQTYGAKVYPSPSMETKFGRMLLEKDPTCPGSLGIAITEAIEMAVTTSHTKYSLGSVLNHVMLHQTVIGQELIQQLDLGDIMPDYMIGCVGGGSNFAGFAFPMLGKKIKKKVETDFIAVEPVAVPSLSKGDYRYDFGDTGGMTPLLKMYTLGHDFMPSPIHAGGLRYHGMAPTVSLMKDLGLVRSVAVEQNETYAAGVQFALSEGIIPAPETTHAIAVAIDLAREAKRKNEKKTIVFNLSGHGLLDLPGYDKYLNGELK, encoded by the coding sequence ATGGAAAAAGACATTAAGATCACACTTAATTTGGACGACATCCCGAAGCGCTGGTACAACATCGCTGCCGATTCTCCTGTACCGATACCTCCGCACCTGAACCCTGGCACGAATCAGCCTCTCAAGCCGGAGGAGATGGAGGCCATCTTCCCCCGGAATTTGATCGATCAGGAGTTCTCTACCGATCGATATATCGGCATTCCTGAGGAGGTAAGGGACGCCTACGTCATGTTGAATCGTCCCTCTCCTTTGGTACGGGCGGTGCGCTTGGAAAAGGCACTCAAGACCCCGGCCAAGATCTATTACAAGCGGGAGGACCTGAGCCCCTGCGGATCCCACAAGCCCAACACTGCGGTGCCGCAGGCCTACTACAACAAGGTAGCGGGGACGGAGCACATCACCACCGAGACCGGCGCAGGACAATGGGGAATGGCCTTGTCCCTGGCCTGCTCCATGTTCGACATGAGCTGCAAGGTGTTCATGGTCCGTTGCTCCTATGACTCCAAGCCTTACCGCCGTTTCGCCATGCAGACCTACGGCGCCAAGGTCTACCCTTCCCCCAGCATGGAGACCAAGTTCGGCCGGATGCTATTGGAGAAGGACCCCACCTGCCCTGGTAGCCTGGGAATTGCCATCACTGAGGCCATTGAGATGGCCGTGACCACTTCCCATACCAAATACAGCCTCGGAAGCGTGCTGAACCACGTCATGCTGCACCAGACCGTAATCGGACAGGAATTGATCCAGCAACTGGACCTAGGAGATATAATGCCAGATTACATGATTGGATGTGTTGGAGGTGGCAGTAACTTCGCCGGATTCGCCTTCCCGATGCTGGGCAAGAAGATCAAGAAGAAGGTTGAGACCGACTTTATCGCAGTTGAGCCGGTGGCCGTACCCTCGCTCTCCAAGGGTGATTACCGCTACGACTTCGGCGACACCGGAGGCATGACCCCGCTGTTGAAGATGTACACCCTCGGTCACGATTTCATGCCCTCGCCCATACACGCCGGCGGTCTGCGCTATCATGGTATGGCGCCGACCGTCAGCCTGATGAAGGACCTGGGACTGGTCAGGTCAGTGGCGGTGGAGCAGAACGAAACCTATGCCGCTGGAGTGCAGTTCGCCCTGTCCGAGGGCATCATACCCGCTCCAGAGACCACCCACGCCATCGCCGTGGCCATCGATCTGGCCCGGGAGGCCAAGCGCAAGAACGAGAAGAAGACCATCGTCTTCAACCTGTCCGGGCACGGGCTGCTGGACCTTCCAGGGTATGATAAGTACCTTAACGGAGAATTGAAATAA
- a CDS encoding DUF835 domain-containing protein — protein sequence MTGKEGKLVMIKERVPLRTHEMLRRELKKGRKALYISKHSPRQLEMQFEQVKENMTAKWLMPRPEGDCIPPMNLQRFEESIVEFLNENEDSIVVLNGLDVLYMWNGIRPVIDSLKRARGSMGGAEFFISLDPNEYSPSNVGALERISDEVVCT from the coding sequence ATGACGGGCAAGGAAGGAAAGCTGGTAATGATCAAGGAACGTGTACCCCTTCGCACTCACGAGATGCTGCGCCGGGAGCTGAAGAAAGGAAGGAAGGCACTGTACATCTCAAAGCATTCCCCGAGGCAGCTGGAGATGCAGTTCGAGCAGGTCAAGGAGAACATGACCGCCAAGTGGCTGATGCCGCGACCAGAGGGGGACTGCATCCCACCGATGAACCTGCAGAGGTTCGAGGAGAGTATAGTCGAGTTCCTTAACGAGAACGAGGACTCCATAGTGGTGCTCAACGGTCTGGACGTCTTGTACATGTGGAACGGCATCCGGCCGGTGATCGATTCGTTAAAGCGGGCCAGAGGCAGTATGGGCGGGGCGGAGTTCTTCATCAGTCTGGACCCCAACGAGTACTCCCCCAGTAACGTTGGCGCTCTGGAGCGCATATCCGACGAAGTTGTATGCACTTGA